In uncultured Desulfobacter sp., one DNA window encodes the following:
- a CDS encoding TonB-dependent receptor, translated as MPTLTPKLGLTSGLRYENQNKDMYDNDSGKSFDDSWEDIAPKFSVDYALTEQVMVYTTVAKGFQSGGFNAYSTSSEYDSYDSEELWSYEIGAKSQFFDNRLIVTCSLFYMDIDNMQVTQASISPPWTYITNAATAVSYGAELELRAKITPQFTITASAGYTNAEFDEYQDGEDYSNNTPPNVPEYTFAIGGQYRTGKGFYAGVDLVGVGKTYSERTNTYKRDAYQLINARIGYEAENWDIYLYGKNIFDEDYSEEGETYIYYSDPREIGVKLTYRL; from the coding sequence ATTCCGACATTAACGCCTAAACTCGGTTTGACCAGTGGTCTTCGATATGAAAACCAAAACAAAGATATGTATGATAATGATTCCGGCAAATCCTTTGATGATTCGTGGGAGGACATTGCACCTAAATTCAGTGTAGATTATGCCTTAACGGAACAAGTAATGGTGTACACTACAGTTGCGAAAGGCTTCCAATCAGGTGGTTTCAATGCTTATAGTACATCTTCGGAATATGACAGCTATGATAGCGAAGAGCTGTGGTCCTATGAAATAGGAGCTAAAAGTCAATTTTTTGACAATAGATTGATCGTAACTTGTTCACTCTTTTACATGGATATAGACAACATGCAGGTAACACAAGCCTCGATCTCCCCACCATGGACTTACATAACCAATGCTGCTACCGCTGTTTCCTATGGTGCAGAATTGGAACTACGAGCAAAAATCACACCTCAATTCACCATAACGGCAAGCGCAGGTTATACGAATGCAGAATTTGATGAATATCAAGACGGCGAAGACTATAGCAACAACACGCCCCCTAATGTTCCTGAATATACATTTGCCATAGGTGGCCAATATCGTACAGGGAAGGGCTTTTATGCCGGAGTTGATTTGGTTGGTGTTGGAAAAACTTATTCAGAAAGGACAAATACGTATAAAAGAGACGCTTATCAACTAATTAATGCCCGAATTGGGTATGAAGCTGAAAATTGGGATATTTATCTCTATGGTAAAAACATTTTTGATGAAGATTACTCAGAAGAGGGAGAGACCTACATATACTATAGTGATCCCCGTGAAATAGGCGTAAAGCTTACCTATCGACTCTAA
- a CDS encoding AraC family transcriptional regulator, with protein sequence MILVISRQYPSTAFSISYEEETTWVSLFFILGERSFIQYHSQEQESTYCLNQGYLTYSRNCNRGLLHLPANPFCIIGIMMEPWFIKRFSQRIAGEFARKIETMLAIQKQGGGFRCPVFMTPSIHVCIHEILGCTYVDARRHLFLESKTLELMRFGFDQLNPDKGQGVSCFDFETDSPDFVHKARDIMISDLKNPPSLTELSRMVGVNRTTLSQCFRKVYGVTTFNFLRTFRLEESKRLLQAGNRSVTEVAFEVGYAQQKTFSKEFKKYFGDTPSAFTRNYRQDTGNKRAKRLRRPF encoded by the coding sequence TTGATTTTAGTCATCTCAAGGCAGTATCCTTCCACCGCATTCAGCATCTCTTATGAAGAAGAAACTACTTGGGTGAGTCTTTTTTTCATTCTTGGTGAAAGGTCTTTTATCCAGTACCATAGCCAAGAGCAGGAATCTACTTATTGCCTAAATCAGGGATATTTAACCTACTCACGTAATTGTAACAGGGGACTGCTCCATCTCCCCGCAAATCCCTTTTGTATCATTGGGATTATGATGGAGCCGTGGTTTATAAAACGTTTTTCCCAAAGAATAGCAGGAGAATTCGCTCGAAAGATAGAAACCATGTTGGCGATCCAAAAACAAGGTGGCGGTTTTCGCTGCCCCGTGTTCATGACCCCTTCTATTCATGTTTGTATTCATGAAATCCTCGGATGTACTTATGTTGATGCCCGCAGGCACCTCTTTTTAGAAAGTAAAACCCTGGAACTGATGAGGTTCGGTTTTGATCAACTCAATCCTGATAAGGGGCAGGGCGTCTCCTGCTTCGACTTTGAAACCGATTCCCCGGATTTCGTCCACAAAGCCCGCGACATCATGATTTCCGATCTTAAAAATCCGCCCTCCCTGACGGAACTTTCCAGAATGGTGGGGGTGAATAGGACCACGTTAAGTCAGTGCTTTCGTAAGGTTTATGGTGTTACTACCTTTAACTTTCTTCGCACGTTCAGGCTGGAAGAATCCAAGCGTCTGCTGCAAGCCGGAAACCGAAGTGTGACGGAAGTTGCTTTTGAAGTGGGGTACGCCCAGCAGAAAACGTTCTCCAAAGAATTTAAAAAGTATTTTGGTGATACACCGAGCGCTTTTACAAGAAACTATAGACAAGATACTGGAAACAAGAGGGCGAAGCGCCTGCGGCGCCCATTTTAA